From the genome of Pungitius pungitius chromosome 20, fPunPun2.1, whole genome shotgun sequence:
CAGGCCAGTGATTGGGGCGGGGGTCCAGCGTGCGTGGTCTCCCCGCACGCCGCTTACTCCACCTCGTTCATCCCCAATGCCACCCTGTCCAGCTCCTCCGAGGTCATCAGCCTCAACACCTGTGGTAAACTCCCCCACTCCCAGGCCCCCGCCTACGCCACGGGGCGAGCGCTCGGTGTCGCCTCCTCCaccgaacccaggatctccagTCCGACCGCCTTCTCCCACAGCTTCACCTGCCCGGCCTTGGCCACTTCTACCCCCGCGCACACGTCAAAGGATGGCGGGCAGGAAGTGGCGAGACCTGCCAGTGAGTCGGGTCACTCGGACAGCAGCATGCACAGCCGCAGCACCTTGGCGCCCACACCTCCATCCGGTCTGCCGGAGGAGCCGTGGATCTACGACACGCCGGAAAACGTGGCGGTTCCGCACCGCACGCtgacctccagctgctccattCCCATGAACCAGCTGTACAGCAGCCTGGATCACTCCTCCAGGACCACCACTGACTCCAGCTCCCTCTATTCCCAAGACAACGATGGATACTACACCTCCATGCACCTGGACTCAGGCCTGCGCTCTCGCAGCCACGGCAGCGGGCACGGCGCCGCACCGGGACGGGCCACCAGGCACAGCATGTACGAGTGCCGCGAGGTGGCCAATCGGGACGACTCCGGGAGCTTGTACAGTGACCGCTCGCTGTCCCGCAGCATCTCCCTGCGCAAGTGCAAGAAGCCTCCTCTGCCGCCGGCTCGCACCGACTCCCTTAGACGCAAGACTTCCGGGAAAAAGCCTCTCGGAGGCGTCAGCGCCCTCGGCGGCGCCAAGGAGCCAAACGGGGCCATGCTCAACGAGACTCTTATCGCCAGCTTGCAGCAGAGCCTACAGATGGGTCTGAAAGGCGGGAAAGGAAAGGGGGCTTCACCTTCTTCCCCCTCTCACAGCCCAAGTAGCGACTACGACGACCCTTGGGTGCTGCGGCCGCGCAGCCAGAGCAGCATCAGCGCGTGCAGCTCCGCAGCGTCACTGTTGGCTAACGCCAACTGTGGGGGCGTGTCCAACGTGTACTCGTTGTGCCACGTGACGCCGGCTCACAGCGACACCAGCAGCTTGCGTTCGGAGTACGCCGACTCCTGGGGCTACTACATGGACTACCCCCGTAACCACGGCGATCAGCGGGTGCAGACCCCTCCGGCCCACGCCCCGGAGAACCTGTCGGCCGGGGCTCACCCGGCAGAGCTGCAGAACGGAGGGGAGATCCTGAAGATCAGCCAGGCTCCTGATGCCACGGGTCAGGAGGGAGCGGTGGCAGCGAAGCCCAAAATGGCCACCTCCTCGCCGGACAGGGTGCACCGGCTGACGTCCCCATCCAGCGGCTACTCCAGCCAGTCCAACACCCCCACAGCTGGAACCCCAGTGCCCTCGTTCGTCAGGTCCATGTCTCCCTCGGGCGGACGGCCGAAGCCCAAAGTCCCCGAGAGAaagtcctccctcctctcctccctatccatgtcctcctcttccacctccctGTCCTCCAACACCTCGGACTCACTTAAAAGCTGCGGACCTCCCCCTCCGCCACCTCCACCCTTtcccgtcttctcctcctcggctCCCACCACCCCTCTCAGCCCACCTccacccttccctccccccctgccaccATGCTCCAGTGGCGGCACTCCGTCGCCAGATCCCCCGCAGCCATCCACCCCTCAGTGTCAATCTCTGAGCCCGCCTTCCGCTTGCTCCACCTCCCCAGAattccctccccctccatcccctgAAATGCTAATCCATCCCAGTTCATCTTTCAATGGGAGCTTcagccctccccctccacctccacctcccgtcccctccatgggtccccctccgcctcccccacTGCCGGCTTTtgtccctccttccccctccccatctTTTGTGAAGGCGGTGAAAGAGTCCCGGAAAGCTGCTCCTTCCAGCGGGCCCACAAAGTCACCCAAGCCCCTGATCACCCCGTTGGCGCTGCAGAGTGTGCAGCTCCGCTCCGCCAAACGTTCACAGAAGGAGATCAACGGCAAATCGGACCGGACCGAGGCTCAGGCTCTAAAGTCACGGGCCCTGGAGCCGTCTCCCCCCTTGGAGCAACCTACTGCGACCCCCCCGGAAGAAGATCCACGCAACTCCTCACCATCACCTGTGTCGAGGCTCTTAGAAGAGTTTTCTGTGGACTGCAGAATCACAGATGACGCAGCAGATAGCTCTGTCATGAATGGAAGAGCCGAGGACCAGAGTTACTTCATCCTGAGCAGTAGAGAGACATTTGAGGTGCGTGAATCATTGCCCGCCCCCCCACAGAGCCCCCAGAGCTCTCCTGTCAAACAGAAGCCCCCGGCGGTCTCCAAGAAACCCCAAATCTCTTTCCTCTCACAGTTTGGCCCCAAGCCAATCCATGAACAGGTTCCTTCTCACCTTGAAGACACAACCGACACGTCACCAATAGAAGACCAAGTTGATGCGCCGCGCAGACAAATACAGACGGAACAGGAGGAGAGTAAACGAGAGCaacgggaggaagaggaagcttcGGAGGGCTCGGAGATTGAGTCAGAAAGCAGCAAAACGTCAACAGTAACCCAGAACGAGTCCTACgtttatgatgatgatgatgtataCACCAATGGAGAGGCtcaggacgaggacgaggacgaggtaGATGGAACAAGCAGCACGACTGGATCCATCAGCTCCAAGGAGGACGACGCTGGTGAGTCGGACTTAAATCCCCAAAATGTTTTAGCAAGTTTTGCTCATCAAAACAAAGTTAGACACAGACAATTTGCATAAACAGAACACTCCGTTAGTCCAAATGTAAATTTAATTCTCACTTCAGCTCATTACCGTAGTCCAATGTGCTTAGTGGTGGAGGTGACGCTGCTCATCCGTCGACTGTGACATAAATGTAGCCTTCCGAAGCAACAGATCCCAACTTACAACCGCCAGCTTTTAAAGATTTGAAAACTGTGAAAATAGTGCAGGAGAGGCGACTTATCGCTGGGACGGCACTCTGCTTCCCAGCGACCCGAATTCatccgctctccctctctctcatccacATATTCATATGCTGCCCCGcattccctcccccctcccccctctccaccaTCCATCCTCACTCCCATACATCAATTTTTGCCTTTTCCTCTTGTCTGCTGTTAATCTTTCCTACtcagctcctctctccttctgtcccgCTCCCATCCAGCATCCATCctttcttctctcactctgGGATGAGGGAGGGGGCAAGTGTCCGGAGGGGCTGCTTTTTTGTGGTTGGAggggaaaaaggggggaggggctctATCGTATCAGAGGGGAGGGGTGAACAGATCTGGTAAGAGGATGGAGAGAGCGTAAAGTGAGACTGAGCCTGCAGCTCCCAGGCAGACGTGAGcgtgtagaggaggaggaggaggtggaggtggaggaggaggaggagagaggcagaacaagaggggaagagaagagaggataTCCAAAGAGCGAAAGAGAATGGAGACAGTGCAGCACCTCCTTCTTAACACTTCTGATTTCACAGACAGGTTAacgcgagtgtgtgtttgacgGAGTTAACCtgaagtgtgtatgtgtttactcccctgtaactgtgtgtgtgtgtgtgtttctctctctctcaggtgagGTGTTCTACTCCAGTGCAGCCGAATCGTCTCCGGCGCCGTCGGCCAACGGGGCGTCCGAGGAGAACATGGTGACCCCGACTCCCTCGCGGCCCCGGACCACCGAGGACCTTTTTGCTGCCATTCACAGGTACCATGATGCATTTGTCTCTTTTAACTTCATCCACTCTGACTGCTTCACACGCTTCACACGCCCCCATCCACctcacccccccaaccccacctcTCATAAGCCACAATGTATCCCCCTGAAGTCCGAGCTCCCCTGCAACCCGTGATTTGTCTTGTCTCCATCTCCACACCGCGCCTCTCCATCTACCTCTGCCCTCCACCTCTCGGTCATAACTTTACGCAGCACCGTCCCATCGGCGAGCGCGCACATCTGTCAAACAGCTGCTCTCCGGCCCCGGAGTGcctgtgctcttttttttttgttcctcgtCAGAGTCAAGAGGCAAAATGAG
Proteins encoded in this window:
- the nhsl1b gene encoding NHS-like protein 1 isoform X4, yielding MPFPQRTIEPRRVGRLSARDGWIQREETGRRKLRKPVLFSSLDEVCCHTLTNIIHQLSDLSRHAGDIFLAIEVEAGMVFRRSCRIQGRLQKLQVEVAQLDAKKTQIPVSNLDEESKWTVHYTAPWHQQENVFLPGSRPPCVEDLHRQAKVNLKTALRECDKLRKDGFRSSQYYSQGPTFSDPLQSTSSLQDEEEDDIDKKSTASSAEDNKSQLSMRPQTPQGGGEGGERYEVDGQVVWNRGASLPTPEEKMRLAARAVPTDIVPINVTAAKGYGGELRPHSMFIPGQYSTLGRVGSVSSTLRRSETRESGCQTENVKVVPPSMRRIRAQRGQGIAAQMAGISTSSSTGSISVASSDSSGILMLPQFSRDASRFHSLPRPGARVSLSADPIYSSTPIRSEEQATPQRQISKLQVDDTVVHMRNAPRTGTLPRPRSQELRGTQASDWGGGPACVVSPHAAYSTSFIPNATLSSSSEVISLNTCGKLPHSQAPAYATGRALGVASSTEPRISSPTAFSHSFTCPALATSTPAHTSKDGGQEVARPASESGHSDSSMHSRSTLAPTPPSGLPEEPWIYDTPENVAVPHRTLTSSCSIPMNQLYSSLDHSSRTTTDSSSLYSQDNDGYYTSMHLDSGLRSRSHGSGHGAAPGRATRHSMYECREVANRDDSGSLYSDRSLSRSISLRKCKKPPLPPARTDSLRRKTSGKKPLGGVSALGGAKEPNGAMLNETLIASLQQSLQMGLKGGKGKGASPSSPSHSPSSDYDDPWVLRPRSQSSISACSSAASLLANANCGGVSNVYSLCHVTPAHSDTSSLRSEYADSWGYYMDYPRNHGDQRVQTPPAHAPENLSAGAHPAELQNGGEILKISQAPDATGQEGAVAAKPKMATSSPDRVHRLTSPSSGYSSQSNTPTAGTPVPSFVRSMSPSGGRPKPKVPERKSSLLSSLSMSSSSTSLSSNTSDSLKSCGPPPPPPPPFPVFSSSAPTTPLSPPPPFPPPLPPCSSGGTPSPDPPQPSTPQCQSLSPPSACSTSPEFPPPPSPEMLIHPSSSFNGSFSPPPPPPPPVPSMGPPPPPPLPAFVPPSPSPSFVKAVKESRKAAPSSGPTKSPKPLITPLALQSVQLRSAKRSQKEINGKSDRTEAQALKSRALEPSPPLEQPTATPPEEDPRNSSPSPVSRLLEEFSVDCRITDDAADSSVMNGRAEDQSYFILSSRETFEVRESLPAPPQSPQSSPVKQKPPAVSKKPQISFLSQFGPKPIHEQVPSHLEDTTDTSPIEDQVDAPRRQIQTEQEESKREQREEEEASEGSEIESESSKTSTVTQNESYVYDDDDVYTNGEAQDEDEDEVDGTSSTTGSISSKEDDAGEVFYSSAAESSPAPSANGASEENMVTPTPSRPRTTEDLFAAIHRSKRKVLGRKESEEEKSRSESQPQSPPVTPSGGSPATASPSSRQAGSIQRNLRKSSTSSDTFKALLLKKGSHSGTSFRMSAAEMLRTTDPRSQRPHSESALDSPEASPSSPMGPHSPCNSPGRGKRPPEEWSRYEALAMSSPTSPSFSMSGFRHGRSRTPPSAASSKYNARCRILSSPMTVICEREGELAEGEYGDAPAAPTLPAFNNSNGTLSEESRS
- the nhsl1b gene encoding NHS-like protein 1 isoform X3; translation: MRGERRCASFRKDKPVGLSRALSWLNVSTLSRQTRRIFHSQNELHVAHNRRTHSHTHLNAADREEGEEAEDEEEWVYRPQHRIAVSNLDEESKWTVHYTAPWHQQENVFLPGSRPPCVEDLHRQAKVNLKTALRECDKLRKDGFRSSQYYSQGPTFSDPLQSTSSLQDEEEDDIDKKSTASSAEDNKSQLSMRPQTPQGGGEGGERYEVDGQVVWNRGASLPTPEEKMRLAARAVPTDIVPINVTGAVFDRQASIRRSLINTDTVSRRPKKVKRRKTISGLPDNFNHELAAKGYGGELRPHSMFIPGQYSTLGRVGSVSSTLRRSETRESGCQTENVKVVPPSMRRIRAQRGQGIAAQMAGISTSSSTGSISVASSDSSGILMLPQFSRDASRFHSLPRPGARVSLSADPIYSSTPIRSEEQATPQRQISKLQVDDTVVHMRNAPRTGTLPRPRSQELRGTQASDWGGGPACVVSPHAAYSTSFIPNATLSSSSEVISLNTCGKLPHSQAPAYATGRALGVASSTEPRISSPTAFSHSFTCPALATSTPAHTSKDGGQEVARPASESGHSDSSMHSRSTLAPTPPSGLPEEPWIYDTPENVAVPHRTLTSSCSIPMNQLYSSLDHSSRTTTDSSSLYSQDNDGYYTSMHLDSGLRSRSHGSGHGAAPGRATRHSMYECREVANRDDSGSLYSDRSLSRSISLRKCKKPPLPPARTDSLRRKTSGKKPLGGVSALGGAKEPNGAMLNETLIASLQQSLQMGLKGGKGKGASPSSPSHSPSSDYDDPWVLRPRSQSSISACSSAASLLANANCGGVSNVYSLCHVTPAHSDTSSLRSEYADSWGYYMDYPRNHGDQRVQTPPAHAPENLSAGAHPAELQNGGEILKISQAPDATGQEGAVAAKPKMATSSPDRVHRLTSPSSGYSSQSNTPTAGTPVPSFVRSMSPSGGRPKPKVPERKSSLLSSLSMSSSSTSLSSNTSDSLKSCGPPPPPPPPFPVFSSSAPTTPLSPPPPFPPPLPPCSSGGTPSPDPPQPSTPQCQSLSPPSACSTSPEFPPPPSPEMLIHPSSSFNGSFSPPPPPPPPVPSMGPPPPPPLPAFVPPSPSPSFVKAVKESRKAAPSSGPTKSPKPLITPLALQSVQLRSAKRSQKEINGKSDRTEAQALKSRALEPSPPLEQPTATPPEEDPRNSSPSPVSRLLEEFSVDCRITDDAADSSVMNGRAEDQSYFILSSRETFEVRESLPAPPQSPQSSPVKQKPPAVSKKPQISFLSQFGPKPIHEQVPSHLEDTTDTSPIEDQVDAPRRQIQTEQEESKREQREEEEASEGSEIESESSKTSTVTQNESYVYDDDDVYTNGEAQDEDEDEVDGTSSTTGSISSKEDDAGEVFYSSAAESSPAPSANGASEENMVTPTPSRPRTTEDLFAAIHRSKRKVLGRKESEEEKSRSESQPQSPPVTPSGGSPATASPSSRQAGSIQRNLRKSSTSSDTFKALLLKKGSHSGTSFRMSAAEMLRTTDPRSQRPHSESALDSPEASPSSPMGPHSPCNSPGRGKRPPEEWSRYEALAMSSPTSPSFSMSGFRHGRSRTPPSAASSKYNARCRILSSPMTVICEREGELAEGEYGDAPAAPTLPAFNNSNGTLSEESRS
- the nhsl1b gene encoding NHS-like protein 1 isoform X7; translation: MFCLKAVSNLDEESKWTVHYTAPWHQQENVFLPGSRPPCVEDLHRQAKVNLKTALRECDKLRKDGFRSSQYYSQGPTFSDPLQSTSSLQDEEEDDIDKKSTASSAEDNKSQLSMRPQTPQGGGEGGERYEVDGQVVWNRGASLPTPEEKMRLAARAVPTDIVPINVTGAVFDRQASIRRSLINTDTVSRRPKKVKRRKTISGLPDNFNHELAAKGYGGELRPHSMFIPGQYSTLGRVGSVSSTLRRSETRESGCQTENVKVVPPSMRRIRAQRGQGIAAQMAGISTSSSTGSISVASSDSSGILMLPQFSRDASRFHSLPRPGARVSLSADPIYSSTPIRSEEQATPQRQISKLQVDDTVVHMRNAPRTGTLPRPRSQELRGTQASDWGGGPACVVSPHAAYSTSFIPNATLSSSSEVISLNTCGKLPHSQAPAYATGRALGVASSTEPRISSPTAFSHSFTCPALATSTPAHTSKDGGQEVARPASESGHSDSSMHSRSTLAPTPPSGLPEEPWIYDTPENVAVPHRTLTSSCSIPMNQLYSSLDHSSRTTTDSSSLYSQDNDGYYTSMHLDSGLRSRSHGSGHGAAPGRATRHSMYECREVANRDDSGSLYSDRSLSRSISLRKCKKPPLPPARTDSLRRKTSGKKPLGGVSALGGAKEPNGAMLNETLIASLQQSLQMGLKGGKGKGASPSSPSHSPSSDYDDPWVLRPRSQSSISACSSAASLLANANCGGVSNVYSLCHVTPAHSDTSSLRSEYADSWGYYMDYPRNHGDQRVQTPPAHAPENLSAGAHPAELQNGGEILKISQAPDATGQEGAVAAKPKMATSSPDRVHRLTSPSSGYSSQSNTPTAGTPVPSFVRSMSPSGGRPKPKVPERKSSLLSSLSMSSSSTSLSSNTSDSLKSCGPPPPPPPPFPVFSSSAPTTPLSPPPPFPPPLPPCSSGGTPSPDPPQPSTPQCQSLSPPSACSTSPEFPPPPSPEMLIHPSSSFNGSFSPPPPPPPPVPSMGPPPPPPLPAFVPPSPSPSFVKAVKESRKAAPSSGPTKSPKPLITPLALQSVQLRSAKRSQKEINGKSDRTEAQALKSRALEPSPPLEQPTATPPEEDPRNSSPSPVSRLLEEFSVDCRITDDAADSSVMNGRAEDQSYFILSSRETFEVRESLPAPPQSPQSSPVKQKPPAVSKKPQISFLSQFGPKPIHEQVPSHLEDTTDTSPIEDQVDAPRRQIQTEQEESKREQREEEEASEGSEIESESSKTSTVTQNESYVYDDDDVYTNGEAQDEDEDEVDGTSSTTGSISSKEDDAGEVFYSSAAESSPAPSANGASEENMVTPTPSRPRTTEDLFAAIHRSKRKVLGRKESEEEKSRSESQPQSPPVTPSGGSPATASPSSRQAGSIQRNLRKSSTSSDTFKALLLKKGSHSGTSFRMSAAEMLRTTDPRSQRPHSESALDSPEASPSSPMGPHSPCNSPGRGKRPPEEWSRYEALAMSSPTSPSFSMSGFRHGRSRTPPSAASSKYNARCRILSSPMTVICEREGELAEGEYGDAPAAPTLPAFNNSNGTLSEESRS
- the nhsl1b gene encoding NHS-like protein 1 isoform X5 is translated as MVFIGTSLKSLIKYFKRKAVSNLDEESKWTVHYTAPWHQQENVFLPGSRPPCVEDLHRQAKVNLKTALRECDKLRKDGFRSSQYYSQGPTFSDPLQSTSSLQDEEEDDIDKKSTASSAEDNKSQLSMRPQTPQGGGEGGERYEVDGQVVWNRGASLPTPEEKMRLAARAVPTDIVPINVTGAVFDRQASIRRSLINTDTVSRRPKKVKRRKTISGLPDNFNHELAAKGYGGELRPHSMFIPGQYSTLGRVGSVSSTLRRSETRESGCQTENVKVVPPSMRRIRAQRGQGIAAQMAGISTSSSTGSISVASSDSSGILMLPQFSRDASRFHSLPRPGARVSLSADPIYSSTPIRSEEQATPQRQISKLQVDDTVVHMRNAPRTGTLPRPRSQELRGTQASDWGGGPACVVSPHAAYSTSFIPNATLSSSSEVISLNTCGKLPHSQAPAYATGRALGVASSTEPRISSPTAFSHSFTCPALATSTPAHTSKDGGQEVARPASESGHSDSSMHSRSTLAPTPPSGLPEEPWIYDTPENVAVPHRTLTSSCSIPMNQLYSSLDHSSRTTTDSSSLYSQDNDGYYTSMHLDSGLRSRSHGSGHGAAPGRATRHSMYECREVANRDDSGSLYSDRSLSRSISLRKCKKPPLPPARTDSLRRKTSGKKPLGGVSALGGAKEPNGAMLNETLIASLQQSLQMGLKGGKGKGASPSSPSHSPSSDYDDPWVLRPRSQSSISACSSAASLLANANCGGVSNVYSLCHVTPAHSDTSSLRSEYADSWGYYMDYPRNHGDQRVQTPPAHAPENLSAGAHPAELQNGGEILKISQAPDATGQEGAVAAKPKMATSSPDRVHRLTSPSSGYSSQSNTPTAGTPVPSFVRSMSPSGGRPKPKVPERKSSLLSSLSMSSSSTSLSSNTSDSLKSCGPPPPPPPPFPVFSSSAPTTPLSPPPPFPPPLPPCSSGGTPSPDPPQPSTPQCQSLSPPSACSTSPEFPPPPSPEMLIHPSSSFNGSFSPPPPPPPPVPSMGPPPPPPLPAFVPPSPSPSFVKAVKESRKAAPSSGPTKSPKPLITPLALQSVQLRSAKRSQKEINGKSDRTEAQALKSRALEPSPPLEQPTATPPEEDPRNSSPSPVSRLLEEFSVDCRITDDAADSSVMNGRAEDQSYFILSSRETFEVRESLPAPPQSPQSSPVKQKPPAVSKKPQISFLSQFGPKPIHEQVPSHLEDTTDTSPIEDQVDAPRRQIQTEQEESKREQREEEEASEGSEIESESSKTSTVTQNESYVYDDDDVYTNGEAQDEDEDEVDGTSSTTGSISSKEDDAGEVFYSSAAESSPAPSANGASEENMVTPTPSRPRTTEDLFAAIHRSKRKVLGRKESEEEKSRSESQPQSPPVTPSGGSPATASPSSRQAGSIQRNLRKSSTSSDTFKALLLKKGSHSGTSFRMSAAEMLRTTDPRSQRPHSESALDSPEASPSSPMGPHSPCNSPGRGKRPPEEWSRYEALAMSSPTSPSFSMSGFRHGRSRTPPSAASSKYNARCRILSSPMTVICEREGELAEGEYGDAPAAPTLPAFNNSNGTLSEESRS
- the nhsl1b gene encoding NHS-like protein 1 isoform X1; amino-acid sequence: MPFPQRTIEPRRVGRLSARDGWIQREETGRRKLRKPVLFSSLDEVCCHTLTNIIHQLSDLSRHAGDIFLAIEVEAGMVFRRSCRIQGRLQKLQVEVAQLDAKKTQIPVSNLDEESKWTVHYTAPWHQQENVFLPGSRPPCVEDLHRQAKVNLKTALRECDKLRKDGFRSSQYYSQGPTFSDPLQSTSSLQDEEEDDIDKKSTASSAEDNKSQLSMRPQTPQGGGEGGERYEVDGQVVWNRGASLPTPEEKMRLAARAVPTDIVPINVTGAVFDRQASIRRSLINTDTVSRRPKKVKRRKTISGLPDNFNHELAAKGYGGELRPHSMFIPGQYSTLGRVGSVSSTLRRSETRESGCQTENVKVVPPSMRRIRAQRGQGIAAQMAGISTSSSTGSISVASSDSSGILMLPQFSRDASRFHSLPRPGARVSLSADPIYSSTPIRSEEQATPQRQISKLQVDDTVVHMRNAPRTGTLPRPRSQELRGTQASDWGGGPACVVSPHAAYSTSFIPNATLSSSSEVISLNTCGKLPHSQAPAYATGRALGVASSTEPRISSPTAFSHSFTCPALATSTPAHTSKDGGQEVARPASESGHSDSSMHSRSTLAPTPPSGLPEEPWIYDTPENVAVPHRTLTSSCSIPMNQLYSSLDHSSRTTTDSSSLYSQDNDGYYTSMHLDSGLRSRSHGSGHGAAPGRATRHSMYECREVANRDDSGSLYSDRSLSRSISLRKCKKPPLPPARTDSLRRKTSGKKPLGGVSALGGAKEPNGAMLNETLIASLQQSLQMGLKGGKGKGASPSSPSHSPSSDYDDPWVLRPRSQSSISACSSAASLLANANCGGVSNVYSLCHVTPAHSDTSSLRSEYADSWGYYMDYPRNHGDQRVQTPPAHAPENLSAGAHPAELQNGGEILKISQAPDATGQEGAVAAKPKMATSSPDRVHRLTSPSSGYSSQSNTPTAGTPVPSFVRSMSPSGGRPKPKVPERKSSLLSSLSMSSSSTSLSSNTSDSLKSCGPPPPPPPPFPVFSSSAPTTPLSPPPPFPPPLPPCSSGGTPSPDPPQPSTPQCQSLSPPSACSTSPEFPPPPSPEMLIHPSSSFNGSFSPPPPPPPPVPSMGPPPPPPLPAFVPPSPSPSFVKAVKESRKAAPSSGPTKSPKPLITPLALQSVQLRSAKRSQKEINGKSDRTEAQALKSRALEPSPPLEQPTATPPEEDPRNSSPSPVSRLLEEFSVDCRITDDAADSSVMNGRAEDQSYFILSSRETFEVRESLPAPPQSPQSSPVKQKPPAVSKKPQISFLSQFGPKPIHEQVPSHLEDTTDTSPIEDQVDAPRRQIQTEQEESKREQREEEEASEGSEIESESSKTSTVTQNESYVYDDDDVYTNGEAQDEDEDEVDGTSSTTGSISSKEDDAGEVFYSSAAESSPAPSANGASEENMVTPTPSRPRTTEDLFAAIHRSKRKVLGRKESEEEKSRSESQPQSPPVTPSGGSPATASPSSRQAGSIQRNLRKSSTSSDTFKALLLKKGSHSGTSFRMSAAEMLRTTDPRSQRPHSESALDSPEASPSSPMGPHSPCNSPGRGKRPPEEWSRYEALAMSSPTSPSFSMSGFRHGRSRTPPSAASSKYNARCRILSSPMTVICEREGELAEGEYGDAPAAPTLPAFNNSNGTLSEESRS
- the nhsl1b gene encoding NHS-like protein 1 isoform X2, which gives rise to MPFPQRTIEPRRVGRLSARDGWIQREETGRRKLRKPVLFSSLDEVCCHTLTNIIHQLSDLSRHAGDIFLAIEVEAGMVFRRSCRIQGRLQKLQVEVAQLDAKKTQIPVSNLDEESKWTVHYTAPWHQQENVFLPGSRPPCVEDLHRQAKVNLKTALRECDKLRKDGFRSSQYYSQGPTFSDPLQSTSSLQDEEEDDIDKKSTASSAEDNKSQLSMRPQTPQGGGEGGERYEVDGQVVWNRGASLPTPEEKMRLAARAVPTDIVPINVTGAVFDRQASIRRSLINTDTVSRRPKKVKRRKTISGLPDNFNHELAKGYGGELRPHSMFIPGQYSTLGRVGSVSSTLRRSETRESGCQTENVKVVPPSMRRIRAQRGQGIAAQMAGISTSSSTGSISVASSDSSGILMLPQFSRDASRFHSLPRPGARVSLSADPIYSSTPIRSEEQATPQRQISKLQVDDTVVHMRNAPRTGTLPRPRSQELRGTQASDWGGGPACVVSPHAAYSTSFIPNATLSSSSEVISLNTCGKLPHSQAPAYATGRALGVASSTEPRISSPTAFSHSFTCPALATSTPAHTSKDGGQEVARPASESGHSDSSMHSRSTLAPTPPSGLPEEPWIYDTPENVAVPHRTLTSSCSIPMNQLYSSLDHSSRTTTDSSSLYSQDNDGYYTSMHLDSGLRSRSHGSGHGAAPGRATRHSMYECREVANRDDSGSLYSDRSLSRSISLRKCKKPPLPPARTDSLRRKTSGKKPLGGVSALGGAKEPNGAMLNETLIASLQQSLQMGLKGGKGKGASPSSPSHSPSSDYDDPWVLRPRSQSSISACSSAASLLANANCGGVSNVYSLCHVTPAHSDTSSLRSEYADSWGYYMDYPRNHGDQRVQTPPAHAPENLSAGAHPAELQNGGEILKISQAPDATGQEGAVAAKPKMATSSPDRVHRLTSPSSGYSSQSNTPTAGTPVPSFVRSMSPSGGRPKPKVPERKSSLLSSLSMSSSSTSLSSNTSDSLKSCGPPPPPPPPFPVFSSSAPTTPLSPPPPFPPPLPPCSSGGTPSPDPPQPSTPQCQSLSPPSACSTSPEFPPPPSPEMLIHPSSSFNGSFSPPPPPPPPVPSMGPPPPPPLPAFVPPSPSPSFVKAVKESRKAAPSSGPTKSPKPLITPLALQSVQLRSAKRSQKEINGKSDRTEAQALKSRALEPSPPLEQPTATPPEEDPRNSSPSPVSRLLEEFSVDCRITDDAADSSVMNGRAEDQSYFILSSRETFEVRESLPAPPQSPQSSPVKQKPPAVSKKPQISFLSQFGPKPIHEQVPSHLEDTTDTSPIEDQVDAPRRQIQTEQEESKREQREEEEASEGSEIESESSKTSTVTQNESYVYDDDDVYTNGEAQDEDEDEVDGTSSTTGSISSKEDDAGEVFYSSAAESSPAPSANGASEENMVTPTPSRPRTTEDLFAAIHRSKRKVLGRKESEEEKSRSESQPQSPPVTPSGGSPATASPSSRQAGSIQRNLRKSSTSSDTFKALLLKKGSHSGTSFRMSAAEMLRTTDPRSQRPHSESALDSPEASPSSPMGPHSPCNSPGRGKRPPEEWSRYEALAMSSPTSPSFSMSGFRHGRSRTPPSAASSKYNARCRILSSPMTVICEREGELAEGEYGDAPAAPTLPAFNNSNGTLSEESRS